One genomic window of Undibacterium cyanobacteriorum includes the following:
- the trpD gene encoding anthranilate phosphoribosyltransferase: MNISQQEALTRLIEHREIFHDEMLHLFRKIMGGEMSPIMIAALTMGLRVKKESIGEITAAAQVMREFSTKVPMANTKNLIDIVGTGGDGAHTFNISTASMFVTAAAGARVAKHGGRSVSSSSGSADVLESLGVNINLQPEQIAQSIAQTNIGFMFAPNHHAAMKHAAPVRRELGVRTIFNILGPLTNPAGAPNILMGVFHPDLVGIQVRVLQRLGAQHAIVVWGRDNMDEVSLGAPTMVGELVNGEIREYDIHPEDFGLQMVSNRSLKVSGAEESKARILDVLNNVAGPATDIVCLNAGTALYGAGIAESIGDGVKKAQAAIASGAARAKLEQLIEVTHQLGK, encoded by the coding sequence ATGAACATCTCACAACAAGAAGCACTCACGCGCCTGATCGAACATCGCGAAATTTTTCACGATGAGATGCTGCATCTCTTCCGCAAAATCATGGGCGGCGAAATGTCACCGATCATGATCGCTGCCTTAACGATGGGCTTACGCGTCAAGAAGGAAAGCATTGGCGAAATCACAGCAGCAGCGCAAGTCATGCGTGAATTTTCAACCAAAGTACCGATGGCCAACACCAAGAATTTGATCGATATCGTCGGCACCGGTGGCGACGGCGCGCATACGTTCAATATTTCCACCGCATCGATGTTCGTGACTGCGGCCGCTGGTGCGCGTGTTGCGAAACATGGAGGACGTAGTGTGTCGTCTTCCTCTGGAAGTGCCGATGTTTTGGAATCTTTAGGCGTCAACATCAATCTACAACCCGAACAAATCGCGCAATCGATCGCACAAACGAATATCGGCTTTATGTTCGCACCGAATCATCATGCGGCCATGAAACACGCAGCGCCGGTGAGACGCGAATTAGGTGTACGTACCATCTTCAATATTTTGGGGCCACTCACTAACCCTGCGGGCGCACCCAATATTTTGATGGGCGTTTTCCATCCTGACTTGGTCGGTATTCAAGTCCGTGTCTTGCAACGCTTAGGAGCACAACACGCGATCGTGGTATGGGGACGCGACAATATGGATGAAGTGTCACTCGGCGCACCCACCATGGTCGGTGAACTCGTCAACGGAGAAATTCGAGAATACGATATCCATCCGGAAGATTTCGGATTGCAGATGGTATCGAATCGCAGCCTCAAAGTATCGGGCGCAGAAGAATCCAAAGCACGCATCCTCGACGTTCTGAACAATGTTGCGGGCCCCGCGACGGACATCGTCTGCCTCAATGCGGGCACTGCCTTGTATGGCGCCGGCATTGCGGAATCGATCGGCGACGGCGTGAAGAAAGCGCAAGCTGCCATCGCATCTGGCGCTGCGCGTGCGAAGCTTGAACAACTGATCGAAGTCACGCACCAGTTAGGAAAATAA
- a CDS encoding anthranilate synthase component II, whose product MLLMIDNYDSFTYNLVQYFAELGEDVRTYRNDEITIEEIEALKPDRICISPGPCTPLEAGISVPVLKHFAGKLPILGVCLGHQSIAEAFGGKVIRAKEVMHGKTSPIAHTGVGVFSDLPSPYIVTRYHSLAIERSSLPDCLEVTAWTEDGEIMGVRHKDFDIEGVQFHPESILSEHGHALLKNFLMGK is encoded by the coding sequence ATGCTATTAATGATAGACAACTACGATTCCTTCACTTACAACCTCGTGCAATATTTTGCTGAGTTGGGTGAGGACGTTCGCACTTACCGTAATGATGAAATCACGATTGAGGAAATCGAAGCACTCAAGCCTGATCGTATTTGCATTTCCCCTGGGCCTTGCACACCATTAGAAGCTGGCATTTCAGTCCCGGTACTGAAACACTTTGCAGGCAAGCTGCCGATTCTTGGTGTGTGCTTAGGACATCAAAGTATCGCCGAAGCTTTCGGAGGCAAAGTAATCCGCGCCAAAGAAGTCATGCATGGAAAAACTTCACCAATCGCACACACCGGCGTTGGTGTCTTCAGTGATTTACCAAGCCCCTATATCGTCACGCGTTATCACTCACTCGCGATTGAGCGTTCCAGCTTGCCCGATTGCTTAGAAGTAACCGCATGGACAGAAGACGGCGAAATCATGGGTGTGCGCCACAAAGATTTCGATATCGAAGGTGTGCAGTTCCATCCTGAATCCATTTTGTCCGAGCACGGCCATGCTCTCTTAAAGAATTTTTTAATGGGGAAGTAA
- the trpE gene encoding anthranilate synthase component I, producing the protein MTELEFKSLAAQGFNRIPMIAEAFADLETPLTLYLKLAQATNGGKHSFLLESVKGGERFGRYSFIGLPASTVIRSHGMHTEVIKNAQVIEQHEGNPLDFIAEYQSRFRVALRPGLPRFCGGLAGYFGYDAVRYVEKRLENSAPKDDLGVPDIQLLLTEELAVIDNVSGKLYLIVYADPTQAEAWSKARQRLKDLRAMLRRSVDVPVTSASVRTQEIRDFAKEDYLKAVLKAKEYIMAGDLMQVQIGQRIKKPYVDSPLSLYRALRSINPSPYMYFYNFGDMHVIGASPEILVRNEQLSDGNKKVTIRPLAGTRPRGATPERDEELAVELLADPKEIAEHVMLIDLARNDIGRIAQTGSVKLTEKMVIEKYSHVQHIVSNVEGLLKPNMSNLDVLKATFPAGTLSGAPKVRAMELIDELEPVKRGIYGGACGYLSFGGEMDLAIAIRTGVLKDGMLYVQAAAGVVADSIPEMEWQETENKARAMLRAAEQVQDGLDGDI; encoded by the coding sequence ATGACTGAACTTGAATTTAAATCTCTCGCAGCCCAAGGCTTCAATCGCATTCCCATGATTGCGGAAGCCTTCGCTGACCTCGAAACACCTCTAACGCTCTACCTGAAACTGGCGCAAGCGACGAATGGTGGCAAGCATAGTTTTTTACTGGAGTCGGTCAAAGGTGGCGAACGCTTTGGTCGCTACTCTTTCATTGGCCTCCCTGCCAGCACCGTAATTCGCTCTCATGGTATGCACACTGAAGTCATCAAGAATGCGCAGGTCATCGAACAACACGAAGGCAATCCGCTCGATTTCATCGCAGAGTATCAGAGTCGTTTCCGCGTCGCTTTACGTCCTGGCTTACCGCGCTTCTGTGGTGGCTTAGCGGGTTACTTCGGATACGATGCTGTACGATATGTCGAAAAACGCTTAGAGAATTCTGCCCCCAAAGACGATCTTGGTGTACCCGATATTCAACTCCTACTCACAGAAGAATTGGCCGTCATCGACAACGTCTCCGGCAAATTATATTTAATCGTTTATGCTGATCCGACCCAAGCCGAAGCATGGAGCAAAGCCCGTCAGCGTCTCAAAGATTTACGTGCCATGTTACGCCGCAGCGTTGATGTACCAGTGACGTCCGCGTCGGTCCGTACACAAGAAATTCGCGACTTCGCCAAAGAAGACTATTTGAAAGCCGTACTCAAGGCCAAGGAATACATCATGGCCGGCGATCTGATGCAAGTGCAAATCGGCCAGCGCATCAAGAAACCTTACGTGGATTCACCGCTTTCCCTATATCGCGCGCTACGTTCAATCAATCCATCGCCGTATATGTACTTCTACAATTTCGGCGATATGCATGTGATCGGCGCCTCACCAGAAATTTTGGTACGCAATGAGCAACTCAGTGATGGCAATAAAAAAGTCACGATACGTCCACTCGCAGGAACACGACCACGCGGTGCGACACCAGAGCGTGACGAAGAGCTGGCTGTTGAGCTTTTAGCAGACCCCAAAGAAATAGCAGAACACGTGATGTTGATTGACTTAGCTCGCAACGATATCGGCAGAATCGCGCAAACCGGTAGCGTCAAGCTCACCGAAAAAATGGTGATTGAAAAGTACTCGCACGTACAACACATCGTGTCGAACGTCGAAGGCTTATTGAAACCAAACATGTCCAATTTGGATGTCCTCAAAGCGACCTTCCCAGCAGGCACCTTATCCGGCGCACCGAAGGTACGGGCGATGGAATTAATTGATGAATTAGAACCGGTCAAACGCGGCATCTACGGTGGCGCTTGTGGCTATCTGTCATTCGGTGGCGAGATGGACTTAGCGATCGCCATTCGCACCGGCGTACTCAAAGATGGCATGCTGTACGTGCAAGCTGCCGCCGGCGTCGTCGCAGATTCGATTCCCGAAATGGAATGGCAAGAGACTGAAAATAAGGCGCGCGCAATGTTGCGTGCCGCGGAACAAGTACAAGATGGCTTGGACGGGGATATTTAA
- a CDS encoding phosphoglycolate phosphatase, translated as MTSFSNIKALIIDLDGTMLHTAPDFMVAINRMREELQLAPLDEITITHFVGQGSENLITRVLSHDFEKDEVERHFAFAMQRYQHHYLAINGDYSELYPEVIEGLTQLKHSGYRLTCVTNKPMAFTEPLLSKKGLRQFFEVVYGGDSFPRKKPDPLPLTEACRFFDLAPSQVLAIGDSSNDAKAARAAGCPVLVVPYGYNHGEAVQTIESDGIVASLFEVAQLLVKQRTI; from the coding sequence ATGACCTCGTTTTCGAACATCAAAGCCCTCATCATCGACCTCGATGGCACTATGCTGCACACCGCGCCAGATTTTATGGTCGCCATCAATCGTATGCGCGAAGAACTCCAACTCGCGCCGCTCGATGAGATCACCATCACGCATTTTGTTGGGCAGGGTTCAGAGAATCTCATTACGCGTGTACTCAGCCACGACTTTGAAAAAGATGAAGTAGAACGTCACTTCGCATTCGCCATGCAGCGTTACCAGCATCACTACTTAGCGATCAATGGCGACTATAGTGAACTCTATCCCGAAGTAATCGAAGGTCTCACACAACTCAAACACTCAGGATATCGCTTGACTTGTGTCACTAATAAACCCATGGCTTTCACTGAACCGCTGCTATCCAAGAAGGGCTTGCGCCAATTCTTTGAAGTGGTCTATGGCGGCGATTCTTTTCCACGCAAAAAACCTGACCCACTGCCACTCACAGAAGCATGCCGATTCTTTGATTTAGCGCCGTCTCAGGTTTTGGCAATCGGTGATTCGAGCAATGACGCGAAAGCTGCACGTGCGGCGGGCTGCCCAGTCTTGGTCGTTCCCTACGGCTACAATCATGGTGAAGCTGTACAAACCATCGAAAGTGATGGTATAGTCGCTTCATTGTTCGAAGTTGCACAATTATTAGTCAAACAACGGACAATATAA
- the rpe gene encoding ribulose-phosphate 3-epimerase, with protein sequence MTTFRIAPSILSADFARLGEEVRNVVAAGADIIHFDVMDNHYVPNLTIGPLVCEAIRPHVQVPIDVHLMVKPVDRIIPDFAKAGANIITFHPEGSEHIDRSLQLIRDHGCKAGLVLNPATPLHVLEHVMDKLDIILLMSVNPGFGGQSFIPHTLKKIAAVRQMINESGRDIMLEVDGGVKIDNIREIAAAGADTFVAGSAIFGKPDYKAVIDAMRAELAKA encoded by the coding sequence ATGACTACATTCCGCATCGCCCCTAGCATCCTATCCGCCGATTTCGCTCGCCTTGGCGAAGAAGTTCGCAACGTGGTGGCTGCAGGTGCCGACATCATTCACTTCGATGTAATGGACAATCATTACGTACCTAATTTAACGATCGGCCCCTTGGTCTGCGAAGCGATCCGTCCACATGTACAAGTCCCGATCGATGTCCATCTGATGGTGAAGCCTGTCGATCGCATCATTCCAGATTTCGCCAAAGCCGGCGCCAACATCATCACTTTCCATCCAGAGGGCTCAGAACATATCGATCGCAGTTTGCAGTTGATACGCGACCATGGCTGCAAAGCGGGCTTGGTACTCAATCCAGCCACACCATTGCATGTCCTCGAACACGTCATGGATAAACTCGACATCATCTTGCTCATGTCGGTTAATCCTGGCTTTGGTGGCCAGTCCTTCATTCCACACACATTGAAGAAAATTGCCGCCGTTCGTCAAATGATCAATGAATCAGGCCGGGACATCATGCTCGAAGTCGACGGTGGCGTGAAGATCGACAATATTCGCGAAATCGCCGCAGCGGGCGCTGATACCTTCGTGGCGGGTTCAGCAATTTTTGGCAAACCCGATTACAAAGCGGTGATTGATGCAATGCGAGCGGAACTGGCAAAAGCATGA
- the apaG gene encoding Co2+/Mg2+ efflux protein ApaG has protein sequence MAIYDFSVSVVSQYLPEQSNPDKLQFVFAYTITIKNTGDVPAQLISRHWIITDANNKMHEVKGLGVVGHQPLLKPGEGFEYTSGSSFETPHGTMKGSYFCVAEDGHRFEVAIPEFVLSLPRTLH, from the coding sequence ATGGCTATTTACGATTTTTCGGTGAGTGTGGTGTCGCAGTATTTACCTGAGCAATCGAATCCAGACAAATTACAGTTTGTATTCGCCTATACGATTACGATTAAGAATACTGGCGATGTGCCTGCCCAGTTAATCTCGCGTCACTGGATCATCACCGACGCCAATAATAAAATGCACGAAGTGAAAGGGCTTGGTGTGGTGGGCCATCAACCTTTACTGAAACCGGGCGAAGGATTTGAATACACGAGTGGCAGTTCGTTTGAAACACCGCATGGCACCATGAAAGGCAGTTATTTCTGCGTCGCCGAGGATGGCCATCGCTTTGAAGTCGCTATCCCAGAATTTGTTTTGTCCTTACCTCGGACTTTGCATTAA
- a CDS encoding enoyl-CoA hydratase, which yields MEYQNIIVETKDKVGVITLNRPKALNALNDQLMDELGHALQAFDQNDEIGCMIITGSEKAFAAGADIAAMADYTYMDAYKGNYVTKNWEHILRVRKPVIAAVAGYALGGGCELTMMCDFIIAADNAKFGQPEIKLATLPGCGGTQRLPRAISKSKAMDLCLTARLMDANEAERAGLVSRVVPLEKLMEETLAAATTIASMSLPVVMMIKDAVNRSFESSLTEGVAYERRLFHASFGTHDQREGMHAFLEKRPANFKNM from the coding sequence ATGGAATATCAAAACATTATCGTAGAGACAAAAGACAAAGTTGGTGTGATCACCTTGAATCGTCCCAAGGCTTTGAATGCCTTGAATGATCAATTAATGGATGAGCTCGGTCACGCTTTGCAGGCATTTGATCAGAACGATGAGATTGGATGCATGATCATTACGGGCAGCGAAAAAGCGTTTGCTGCTGGAGCGGACATCGCTGCGATGGCGGATTACACTTACATGGATGCCTACAAAGGTAACTACGTTACTAAAAATTGGGAACATATTTTGCGCGTTCGGAAGCCGGTCATTGCAGCGGTAGCTGGTTATGCTTTGGGTGGTGGATGCGAACTGACAATGATGTGTGATTTCATTATTGCGGCTGACAACGCTAAGTTTGGTCAGCCTGAAATCAAGCTTGCGACGCTGCCGGGCTGTGGTGGCACACAACGTTTGCCGCGCGCTATTTCGAAATCGAAAGCGATGGACCTGTGTTTGACAGCGCGCCTCATGGATGCGAATGAAGCTGAACGTGCTGGTTTGGTGTCACGTGTCGTGCCATTAGAAAAGCTCATGGAGGAGACATTGGCGGCGGCGACCACGATTGCGTCGATGTCTTTGCCAGTGGTAATGATGATCAAAGATGCGGTGAATCGTTCATTTGAATCCAGCCTAACAGAGGGCGTTGCCTACGAACGTCGCTTGTTCCATGCGAGCTTCGGTACTCATGATCAACGTGAAGGCATGCACGCATTCTTAGAAAAGCGCCCAGCGAATTTCAAAAATATGTAA